A window of the Flavobacterium sangjuense genome harbors these coding sequences:
- a CDS encoding DUF2797 domain-containing protein translates to MTYEGVLTKMQTEFSNPIQYYLVFENSFLSLNQLLGKSMEIDFVGYQCLNCGKKKKIFRQGFCYDCFMSSAAAGDWIMKPELSTAHLDIEDRDLDYEKKVQLQPHIVYLALSSEVKVGVTRQTQVPTRWIDQGAVQAIPIVEVPNRYLAGITEVALKNHYADKTNWQKMLKNEVPKVDLLKEKASLKYLIPKEVQDFYYPEKENLYELHYPVLEFPTKINSLNLDKSPNFSGKLTGIKGQYLMFEDGTVFNVRTFEGYVVKIVI, encoded by the coding sequence ATGACTTACGAAGGTGTATTAACCAAAATGCAAACCGAATTCTCAAATCCGATTCAGTATTATCTGGTTTTTGAGAATAGTTTTTTGAGTTTGAATCAGTTGCTGGGAAAATCGATGGAGATAGATTTCGTTGGTTACCAATGTTTGAATTGCGGTAAAAAGAAAAAGATTTTCCGTCAGGGATTTTGCTATGATTGTTTTATGAGTTCAGCAGCTGCAGGCGATTGGATTATGAAACCCGAATTAAGCACAGCGCATCTAGATATTGAAGACCGCGATTTGGATTACGAAAAGAAAGTGCAGCTACAACCGCATATAGTGTATTTAGCATTGTCGAGTGAAGTAAAAGTTGGTGTTACCAGACAAACACAAGTACCAACGCGTTGGATAGATCAAGGAGCCGTGCAGGCAATTCCAATTGTTGAGGTTCCGAATAGATATTTAGCCGGAATTACCGAAGTCGCTTTAAAGAATCATTATGCCGATAAAACCAATTGGCAAAAAATGTTGAAAAACGAAGTGCCAAAAGTTGATTTGCTCAAAGAAAAAGCTTCTTTAAAATACTTGATACCAAAAGAAGTTCAAGACTTTTATTATCCAGAAAAGGAAAATTTATATGAATTGCATTATCCTGTTTTGGAATTTCCAACCAAAATCAACAGCTTGAATTTAGACAAATCACCAAATTTTTCAGGGAAATTAACCGGTATCAAAGGACAATATTTGATGTTTGAAGACGGAACGGTTTTTAACGTCCGGACTTTTGAAGGTTATGTTGTGAAAATCGTTATTTAA
- a CDS encoding GH3 auxin-responsive promoter family protein, giving the protein MPIPLINSIASWVLKQRIHQIELFLKYPHEVQEELMMNLIRSSEETVIGQKYDFGSVKSYQTFAERVPVSTYEDLEPMIELTRKGAQNVFWNTPIKWFAKSSGTTNAKSKFIPVSNEALEDCHYKGSKDLLCMYLNNNESSEMFLGKSLRLGGSSQIYENNNTYFGDLSAILIENMPIWAEFSSTPSSKISLMSEWETKLTAIINETKNENVTSFAGVPSWMLVLLNRIMTETGKDNLMELWPNLEVYFHGGVSFEPYREQYKKILPQNNFKYYEIYNASEGFFAIQDLNYSKDLLLMLDYGIFYEFIPMDTFGTENQKVIRLSDVELFKNYAVVITTNAGLWRYLIGDTVRFTSLSPYRIRVSGRTKHHINVFGEELMVENTDMAIAKTCSALNCEVKDYTVAPIFMHDREKGAHEWIVEFKKHPEDINLFEKTLDENLQALNSDYEAKRYNNMTLNPLVINVARENLFYDWLAANNKLGGQHKIPRLSNERDYLEQLKSMQVGQSWTK; this is encoded by the coding sequence ATGCCAATACCATTAATAAATTCTATTGCTTCCTGGGTTTTGAAACAGCGTATTCATCAGATTGAGTTGTTTCTAAAATATCCACACGAAGTACAGGAAGAGCTGATGATGAATCTGATTCGTTCATCAGAAGAGACGGTGATTGGTCAGAAATATGATTTTGGAAGTGTCAAATCCTACCAGACTTTTGCAGAAAGAGTTCCGGTTTCGACTTATGAAGATTTGGAACCGATGATAGAACTTACCCGAAAAGGAGCGCAAAATGTTTTTTGGAACACACCAATAAAATGGTTTGCGAAATCGAGCGGAACCACCAATGCGAAAAGCAAATTCATTCCCGTAAGCAACGAAGCTTTGGAAGATTGTCATTACAAAGGTAGCAAGGATTTGTTGTGTATGTATTTGAACAATAATGAAAGCTCCGAAATGTTTTTAGGCAAAAGTTTACGACTTGGCGGAAGTTCACAGATTTACGAAAACAACAATACCTATTTTGGAGATTTGTCCGCGATCCTGATTGAGAATATGCCAATTTGGGCGGAATTCAGCAGCACTCCGAGCAGTAAAATTTCGTTGATGAGCGAATGGGAAACCAAACTTACTGCGATTATCAACGAAACTAAAAACGAAAACGTGACCAGTTTTGCCGGAGTTCCTTCGTGGATGTTGGTTTTGTTAAACCGAATTATGACTGAAACCGGAAAAGATAATTTAATGGAATTGTGGCCAAATCTGGAAGTTTATTTTCATGGCGGTGTGAGTTTTGAACCTTACAGAGAGCAGTACAAAAAGATACTGCCTCAAAATAATTTCAAATACTACGAAATATACAACGCTTCGGAAGGGTTTTTTGCGATCCAGGATTTGAATTATTCCAAAGATTTATTGCTGATGCTGGATTATGGAATTTTCTACGAATTCATTCCGATGGATACTTTTGGCACCGAAAATCAGAAAGTAATTCGGCTTTCGGATGTGGAATTGTTTAAGAATTATGCCGTAGTGATTACTACCAACGCCGGACTTTGGCGTTATTTGATTGGTGATACCGTTCGCTTTACTTCTTTGTCACCATACAGAATTAGGGTTTCGGGAAGAACCAAACATCACATAAACGTTTTTGGTGAAGAACTAATGGTTGAAAATACCGATATGGCTATTGCCAAAACCTGTTCCGCATTGAATTGTGAAGTTAAAGATTATACAGTTGCACCGATTTTTATGCACGACAGAGAAAAAGGCGCACACGAATGGATAGTTGAATTTAAGAAACATCCGGAAGACATTAACCTTTTCGAAAAAACACTGGACGAAAATTTGCAGGCATTAAACTCTGATTACGAAGCCAAACGTTACAATAACATGACGCTAAATCCCTTAGTCATTAATGTTGCGCGGGAAAATTTATTTTATGATTGGCTGGCGGCAAATAACAAACTAGGCGGACAACACAAAATTCCCCGACTTTCTAACGAAAGAGATTATTTGGAACAGTTGAAAAGTATGCAGGTTGGTCAATCCTGGACGAAATAA
- a CDS encoding TonB-dependent receptor domain-containing protein: MKSIIMAALLMAATGAFAQENPAGSKETSKTNTTDKTNELSEVTVYGNKKQYIKVESDKTTINVRDNAMLNSGSSLEAVKKIPGVITSPTGNITLNSKGVSIYIDGTPTTLSGTDLQNYLATLPANAIEKIELIYNPGASFDANASGSIINIITSTKRKKGINASFNINYNFNKYQKPSPQILLNGKTKDLSWQTMIGYNYIDSESLNKTDQIFTSFTPDEHLLQRNMAKFTNRNFYFRTGTNYKLNEKSNLLFNYNLNMANDRITNEATTTGTGIDYSNFGYAKNKNNNHELSLQYKTKLDTIGRTLDVTAFSNFFDKNPTTISEGQSNGDATYYNGAADFKLANHYLKYDFTIPFNKINFSLNTGGKYNTIKVTDKGIYNLNSASNSVTDFDYTENNLAFYVEARQKIKKFNFTAGLRFEDYKVDRTAVQNSTETKINFKNTNFFPNVSALYEMNENVNFSASYSKKIRQADYNTLDPNNFSNFDQYNTSEGNPFLKPTFFDNFEFKMTAFQFLSLGGNYSIAKDKNFFIFNAEPGELVSTSTFQQFDKVKTLSLFASIPLPLDYFLKGKEEFQKRMNNMEKMNYIFFNFNYIKVQTEGYDFSFKNKPIFNYAAEAQFILPWSIKNNMSYYILPKGTWEIYNITKPIQQFDISFSKDFMNKNLKIGVHCFDVFNSNEVNAIVSSTNLQTQFYQKQDSRTFRLSLVYNFGNLSLKKDNTNIDVDKTNSGGGFMK; encoded by the coding sequence ATGAAATCAATCATTATGGCTGCGCTATTAATGGCAGCAACTGGTGCTTTTGCACAGGAAAATCCGGCAGGAAGCAAGGAAACCTCAAAGACCAACACAACAGACAAGACCAATGAACTTTCAGAAGTTACTGTGTATGGCAACAAAAAACAATACATAAAAGTAGAATCAGACAAAACTACAATTAACGTCAGAGATAACGCTATGCTTAACAGCGGTAGTAGTCTTGAAGCGGTGAAAAAAATCCCCGGTGTTATTACATCGCCAACAGGAAATATTACGCTAAACAGTAAAGGTGTGAGTATTTATATTGATGGCACACCAACTACACTTAGTGGCACTGATTTGCAAAATTATCTGGCCACTTTGCCGGCGAATGCCATTGAAAAAATCGAATTGATTTATAATCCCGGAGCTTCTTTTGATGCCAATGCTAGTGGTTCAATCATTAATATCATCACAAGCACCAAAAGAAAAAAAGGCATCAATGCCAGTTTTAATATCAATTATAATTTTAATAAATATCAAAAGCCAAGTCCACAGATTTTGTTGAACGGAAAAACAAAAGATTTGAGCTGGCAAACTATGATTGGCTACAATTATATTGACAGTGAAAGCTTGAATAAAACTGACCAAATCTTTACTTCTTTTACTCCGGACGAACATCTTCTTCAAAGGAATATGGCAAAGTTTACCAATAGAAATTTTTATTTCAGAACGGGAACGAATTATAAGCTGAACGAAAAATCAAATTTATTGTTCAACTATAATTTAAATATGGCGAATGACCGAATTACGAACGAAGCCACAACCACCGGAACCGGAATTGATTATTCGAATTTTGGTTATGCCAAAAACAAAAACAACAATCACGAGTTGAGTTTGCAATACAAAACCAAGTTGGACACTATTGGAAGAACGCTTGATGTTACTGCCTTTAGCAACTTCTTTGATAAAAATCCAACGACAATTTCAGAAGGTCAAAGCAATGGCGATGCAACTTATTATAATGGTGCTGCCGATTTTAAACTGGCTAATCATTATTTAAAATATGATTTTACGATTCCTTTCAACAAGATTAATTTTTCATTGAATACCGGTGGAAAATACAATACCATTAAAGTAACTGATAAAGGAATTTACAACTTGAATTCGGCATCTAATTCGGTTACCGATTTTGATTACACCGAAAATAATTTGGCGTTTTATGTTGAAGCCAGACAGAAAATCAAGAAGTTTAACTTCACAGCAGGTCTTCGTTTTGAGGATTATAAAGTCGACAGAACGGCGGTACAAAATAGTACTGAAACCAAAATCAATTTCAAAAACACTAACTTTTTTCCAAATGTAAGTGCGCTTTATGAAATGAATGAAAATGTAAATTTTTCTGCTTCATACTCTAAAAAAATCCGACAGGCTGATTACAATACATTAGACCCAAATAATTTCTCAAATTTTGATCAATACAATACTTCGGAAGGAAATCCGTTTTTAAAACCAACCTTTTTTGACAATTTTGAGTTTAAAATGACAGCTTTTCAGTTTTTGAGTTTGGGTGGAAATTACTCTATTGCCAAAGACAAAAACTTCTTCATATTCAATGCTGAACCGGGAGAATTAGTAAGCACATCAACTTTTCAACAGTTTGATAAAGTAAAGACCTTAAGCTTGTTTGCTTCGATTCCTTTGCCTTTGGATTATTTCCTTAAAGGAAAAGAAGAGTTCCAAAAAAGGATGAATAATATGGAAAAAATGAATTACATCTTTTTCAATTTCAATTACATCAAAGTGCAAACGGAAGGTTATGATTTTTCGTTTAAAAACAAACCGATCTTTAATTATGCTGCGGAAGCACAATTCATTTTACCTTGGAGTATCAAGAATAACATGTCTTACTATATTTTGCCAAAAGGAACTTGGGAAATCTATAATATTACCAAGCCAATTCAGCAGTTTGACATTTCGTTCAGCAAGGATTTTATGAATAAAAATTTAAAAATAGGAGTGCATTGTTTTGATGTTTTCAATTCGAATGAAGTGAATGCTATAGTTTCATCCACTAATTTGCAAACGCAATTCTATCAAAAACAAGATTCGAGAACTTTTAGACTTTCGCTGGTTTACAACTTTGGAAACTTAAGCCTGAAAAAAGACAACACCAATATCGATGTTGACAAAACCAATTCCGGCGGTGGTTTTATGAAATAA
- the clpX gene encoding ATP-dependent Clp protease ATP-binding subunit ClpX — protein MAKQVLECSFCGRKKPETNLLIAGINAHVCDRCIEQAHGIVLEELKSGGAALKSASDLILKKPKEIRGFLDQYVIGQEQTKKVMSVAVYNHYKRLMQLQHEEDVEIEKSNIIMVGQTGTGKTLVAKTIARMLEVPLAIVDATVLTEAGYVGEDVESILTRLLQAADYDLAKAERGIVFIDEIDKIARKSDNPSITRDVSGEGVQQALLKLLEGTVVNVPPKGGRKHPDQKFIEVNTKDILFIAGGAFDGIERIISKRLNRTAVGYSTSKNVDNIDKDNLLQYIIPKDIKDFGLIPEIIGRLPVLTHMDPLDRETLRAILTEPKNALIKQYKKLFAMDDVKFTIDDNALDYIVDKALEYKLGARGLRSLCEAILTDAMYDLPSSDEKELHVTVDYTRDALTKNLLKRLEIAS, from the coding sequence ATGGCAAAACAAGTTTTAGAATGTTCTTTTTGCGGAAGGAAAAAACCGGAAACCAATTTATTGATAGCCGGAATAAATGCGCACGTTTGCGACAGATGTATTGAACAGGCTCACGGAATAGTTTTAGAAGAATTGAAATCAGGCGGAGCTGCTTTGAAATCGGCTTCTGATTTGATTCTGAAAAAACCAAAAGAAATCCGCGGTTTCTTAGATCAATATGTTATTGGACAAGAGCAAACAAAAAAAGTAATGTCAGTTGCAGTTTACAATCACTACAAAAGATTGATGCAGTTGCAGCACGAAGAAGATGTTGAAATCGAAAAAAGCAACATCATCATGGTTGGTCAAACCGGAACGGGAAAAACATTGGTAGCAAAAACCATTGCACGAATGCTTGAAGTTCCGTTGGCTATTGTTGATGCAACGGTTTTAACCGAAGCCGGTTATGTTGGAGAAGATGTAGAAAGCATCTTAACCCGATTATTACAAGCGGCAGATTATGATTTGGCGAAAGCCGAAAGAGGAATCGTTTTCATTGACGAGATTGATAAAATTGCGCGTAAAAGTGACAATCCATCAATAACCCGAGATGTTTCCGGTGAAGGTGTGCAACAGGCTTTGTTGAAATTACTAGAAGGAACGGTGGTAAATGTTCCGCCAAAAGGAGGAAGAAAACATCCGGACCAAAAATTTATTGAAGTTAATACCAAAGACATTTTGTTTATTGCCGGTGGCGCTTTTGATGGTATCGAAAGAATTATTTCTAAACGATTGAATCGAACTGCCGTTGGTTACAGCACTTCCAAAAATGTTGACAATATTGATAAAGACAATCTGCTTCAATATATTATTCCAAAAGACATCAAAGATTTTGGATTGATTCCCGAAATCATTGGCCGACTTCCGGTATTGACACATATGGATCCTTTGGATAGAGAAACGCTTCGCGCTATTTTAACCGAACCAAAAAATGCCTTAATCAAGCAATATAAAAAATTGTTCGCTATGGATGATGTGAAATTCACCATCGATGACAATGCTTTGGATTATATAGTTGATAAAGCTTTGGAATACAAATTAGGAGCAAGAGGTTTGCGTTCACTTTGTGAAGCAATTCTAACCGATGCGATGTATGATTTGCCAAGTTCGGACGAAAAAGAATTGCATGTTACTGTTGATTACACGCGAGATGCATTGACCAAGAATTTATTAAAACGCTTAGAAATAGCATCATAA
- the clpP gene encoding ATP-dependent Clp endopeptidase proteolytic subunit ClpP, whose translation MDYGKEFKKFATKKHGVNSLYYDKIVGSMTPYIIEERQLNVSQLDVFSRLMMDRIIFMGTGVDDYMANIIQAQLLFLESVDASKDIQIYINSPGGSVYAGLGIYDTMQYIKPDVATICTGMAASMGAVLLCAGAAGKRSALPHSRVMIHQPSGGAQGVATDMEINLKEMLKLKDELYQIISHHSGQTFDKVHKDSERDYWMIADEAKEYGMIDEVLRR comes from the coding sequence ATGGACTACGGAAAAGAATTTAAAAAATTTGCTACCAAAAAACATGGCGTAAACAGTTTATATTACGATAAAATCGTAGGTAGCATGACGCCTTATATTATTGAAGAGCGCCAATTGAATGTGTCGCAACTAGACGTTTTCTCACGTTTGATGATGGATAGAATCATCTTCATGGGAACCGGAGTTGACGATTATATGGCCAACATCATCCAAGCGCAGTTGTTGTTTTTGGAAAGTGTTGATGCTTCAAAAGACATCCAAATCTATATCAATTCTCCGGGCGGAAGCGTTTATGCCGGACTTGGAATTTATGATACCATGCAATACATAAAACCAGACGTAGCAACAATTTGTACCGGAATGGCAGCTTCAATGGGCGCGGTTTTATTGTGTGCCGGTGCAGCTGGAAAACGTTCAGCTTTACCACATTCAAGAGTAATGATTCACCAACCATCTGGTGGTGCACAAGGTGTTGCAACCGATATGGAAATCAACTTAAAAGAAATGTTGAAACTGAAAGATGAGTTATACCAAATCATTTCGCATCATTCAGGACAAACATTTGATAAAGTGCACAAAGATTCAGAACGCGATTATTGGATGATTGCTGATGAGGCTAAAGAATACGGAATGATTGATGAAGTTTTAAGAAGATAA
- the tig gene encoding trigger factor, whose amino-acid sequence MNITRNNVDALNAVVTVEVAKNDYAEKVEKVLADYRKNASIPGFRKGAVPMSLIQKQYGKAVLLEEVNKLLQDNLNKYLVEEKLDILGNPLPKVTEDFNWDLEDYKFEFELGLAPEFTVDLAAKNDLVQYKIVADDKMLNDQVARIQKQYGKLIAKDTVEEGNDVSGIFANEEKGINNRTTLSLDTFADKKTAKAFIGKKVGDVVTLKTKGLFDDDHKLMDVLAIGHDDVHGLDIEVTFTIDEVVGHELANLDQELFDKLFGPKVITSVAELKAKIKEDAEQQFKQQADQKFLNDVTESLIATTKFDLPASFLKKWIQTAGENPMTPEQAEEEYTRSENGLRYQLIEGKVMAENNLQITFEDLKSYTTEVIKKQMAQFGQMKPTDEDVQGIVARVMSNQDEVKRLSEQVMNEKMLNLFKDKVKAKSKEVSYDEFIKAMYGELKH is encoded by the coding sequence ATGAATATTACAAGAAATAACGTAGATGCATTAAATGCAGTTGTTACTGTTGAAGTAGCAAAAAATGATTATGCAGAAAAGGTTGAAAAAGTATTAGCAGACTACCGTAAAAATGCTAGTATTCCTGGCTTTAGAAAAGGTGCTGTTCCAATGAGTTTAATCCAAAAACAATACGGAAAAGCAGTATTATTAGAAGAAGTAAACAAATTGCTACAGGACAATCTGAACAAATATTTAGTTGAAGAAAAATTAGACATCCTTGGAAATCCGTTGCCAAAAGTAACTGAAGATTTCAACTGGGATTTAGAAGATTATAAATTTGAATTCGAATTAGGTTTGGCGCCGGAATTCACAGTTGATTTAGCTGCAAAAAATGATTTGGTACAATACAAAATCGTTGCCGATGATAAAATGTTGAACGACCAAGTAGCGCGTATCCAAAAACAATACGGAAAACTTATCGCAAAAGATACAGTGGAAGAAGGAAATGATGTTTCTGGAATTTTTGCTAACGAAGAAAAAGGAATCAACAACAGAACGACTTTATCATTAGATACTTTCGCTGACAAGAAAACGGCAAAAGCATTCATTGGTAAAAAAGTTGGCGATGTTGTGACGCTGAAAACAAAAGGTTTATTCGATGATGATCACAAATTAATGGACGTTTTGGCAATTGGTCACGATGATGTTCACGGTTTGGATATCGAAGTAACATTCACGATTGATGAAGTTGTTGGTCACGAATTAGCAAACTTAGATCAGGAATTATTCGATAAATTATTTGGACCAAAAGTAATCACTTCGGTAGCTGAACTAAAAGCAAAAATCAAAGAAGACGCAGAACAACAGTTCAAACAACAAGCAGATCAAAAATTCTTAAACGACGTTACAGAATCTTTAATCGCAACCACAAAATTTGATTTACCGGCTTCTTTCCTAAAAAAATGGATACAAACTGCAGGTGAAAACCCAATGACTCCTGAACAGGCAGAAGAAGAATACACAAGATCTGAAAACGGTTTGCGTTACCAACTAATCGAAGGTAAAGTAATGGCAGAAAACAATTTGCAAATCACTTTTGAAGATTTGAAATCGTACACTACAGAAGTTATCAAAAAACAAATGGCGCAGTTCGGACAAATGAAGCCAACAGATGAAGATGTTCAGGGAATTGTAGCTCGTGTGATGTCAAACCAAGACGAAGTAAAGCGTTTGTCAGAGCAGGTAATGAATGAAAAAATGCTAAACTTGTTCAAAGACAAGGTAAAAGCAAAGTCAAAAGAGGTTTCTTATGATGAGTTCATCAAAGCAATGTATGGTGAATTAAAACACTAA
- a CDS encoding phage holin family protein, translating into MKLLFRILITGLLVLGLAKIMKGVIVDEFTTALTVAIVLGLLNFFVKPILVLFTLPVTIFTLGLFLLVINAIMVLLCDYFIDGFTISSFWTAMLFSIVLSLSQSLVYQITGDAKK; encoded by the coding sequence ATGAAACTACTATTTAGAATACTTATCACCGGACTTTTAGTATTAGGATTGGCCAAAATCATGAAAGGCGTAATCGTTGACGAATTTACAACTGCCTTAACTGTAGCCATAGTTTTGGGATTGCTTAACTTTTTTGTAAAACCTATTTTGGTGTTGTTTACGTTACCGGTAACCATTTTTACTCTGGGCTTATTTCTGCTGGTGATCAATGCGATTATGGTTTTGTTATGCGACTATTTTATAGATGGTTTTACAATTAGTTCGTTTTGGACAGCCATGTTATTCAGCATCGTTTTATCACTTTCACAATCATTGGTTTATCAAATTACTGGAGATGCCAAAAAATAG
- a CDS encoding alpha/beta fold hydrolase, with translation MVLHSRIEGEGKPLLIIHGFIGMSDNWKSFGSLYAAEGFQVHMIDLRNHGKSFHSDEFNYSVMSNDLLEYCQHYNLSKVSIIGHSMGGKVAMLFATTYPEMVDKLIVADIGPKYYAPHHQDILAGLNAVDFSTKPDRAEVEEILYPFIPDFGTRQFLMKNLYWVEPGQLAFRFNLPVFNAKIETIGEVLPDGNHFDKPTLFIRGGNSSYILDSDLPEIKKHFPIFELATIPNVGHWLHAENPKGFFEETARFLTK, from the coding sequence ATGGTATTACACTCCCGAATCGAAGGCGAAGGCAAGCCATTACTAATCATTCACGGCTTTATCGGAATGTCCGACAATTGGAAATCTTTTGGTTCGCTTTATGCTGCCGAAGGTTTTCAGGTTCACATGATTGATTTGAGAAATCACGGTAAAAGTTTTCATTCCGATGAATTCAATTATAGTGTGATGTCGAATGATTTATTAGAGTATTGCCAACATTATAATTTGTCAAAAGTTTCAATAATTGGTCATTCGATGGGCGGAAAAGTAGCGATGCTTTTTGCAACGACTTATCCTGAAATGGTTGACAAATTAATCGTTGCTGATATCGGTCCGAAATATTATGCGCCACATCATCAGGATATTTTAGCCGGATTGAATGCCGTTGATTTCTCCACAAAACCGGACAGAGCAGAAGTTGAAGAAATTTTATATCCCTTTATTCCCGATTTTGGAACACGCCAGTTTTTGATGAAGAATTTGTATTGGGTTGAACCTGGGCAACTTGCTTTCCGATTCAATCTTCCGGTTTTCAATGCCAAAATTGAAACCATTGGCGAAGTGTTACCCGACGGGAATCATTTCGATAAACCAACACTATTTATCCGCGGTGGAAATTCAAGCTATATTTTAGACAGCGATTTACCCGAAATAAAAAAGCATTTTCCTATTTTTGAATTAGCTACAATTCCAAATGTTGGGCATTGGCTTCACGCTGAAAACCCAAAAGGATTTTTTGAGGAGACAGCAAGGTTTTTGACAAAATGA
- a CDS encoding pyridoxine 5'-phosphate synthase, whose amino-acid sequence MTKLSVNINKIATLRNARGGNVPDLLQVAKDIQKFGAQGITIHPRPDERHIRYQDARDLKPIVYTEFNIEGNPQHNFIDLVLECKPEQVTLVPDAIGAITSSAGWNTVKNQSYLTEVIQEFQRNGIRTSIFVDPILEMIEGAKKTGTDRIELYTEAFAHQYGLGNQSAIEPYTKSAVLCNELGLGINAGHDLSLDNIKFFKENIPGLLEVSIGHALISEALYLGLDNVVNMYLQKLK is encoded by the coding sequence ATGACAAAACTAAGCGTAAACATCAATAAAATAGCCACTTTGCGAAACGCTCGTGGCGGAAATGTTCCCGATTTATTGCAGGTTGCCAAAGACATTCAGAAATTTGGTGCACAAGGAATAACGATTCATCCAAGACCGGACGAAAGACATATTCGCTATCAGGATGCGCGCGATTTAAAGCCAATTGTCTATACCGAATTCAATATCGAAGGTAATCCACAGCACAATTTTATCGATTTGGTTCTCGAATGTAAACCCGAGCAAGTGACTTTGGTTCCGGATGCAATTGGTGCCATTACGTCTTCTGCTGGCTGGAATACGGTTAAAAACCAATCGTATTTAACGGAAGTAATTCAGGAATTTCAACGCAACGGGATCCGGACTTCGATTTTTGTGGATCCGATTTTAGAAATGATTGAAGGTGCCAAAAAAACAGGAACTGACCGAATCGAATTATATACCGAAGCCTTTGCACATCAATACGGTTTGGGAAATCAAAGTGCCATTGAGCCTTATACAAAATCGGCTGTTTTGTGCAATGAATTAGGTTTGGGAATTAATGCTGGTCACGATTTAAGTTTGGATAATATCAAGTTTTTCAAAGAAAATATTCCGGGATTATTAGAGGTTTCTATTGGTCACGCCTTGATTTCAGAAGCGTTATATCTTGGTTTAGACAATGTCGTTAATATGTATTTGCAAAAACTGAAATAA
- a CDS encoding CBS domain-containing protein, translated as MRQLSEYINNDFKPFQSAETVAEIQDFFADVTYSHFPVMDNGVYLGCISAVDAETFETGKTIIDFKYSFEGFFVRQSMIWLDVLEVFARNNSNIVPILDETNKYIGYYEITDVIKFLNETPFLKETGGIIVVEKPTADYSMSQITQIVESNNGKLLGVFVSEADAEKVQVTIKTTLGGMNEIIQSFRRYNYEIVSEHHEDNYLNTLKERSEYLDKYLNM; from the coding sequence ATGAGACAACTTTCCGAGTATATCAATAACGATTTTAAACCTTTCCAAAGTGCGGAAACAGTGGCTGAAATTCAGGATTTCTTTGCCGATGTTACTTATTCTCATTTTCCTGTTATGGACAACGGAGTTTATTTAGGTTGTATATCAGCTGTTGATGCGGAAACTTTTGAAACCGGCAAAACAATAATTGATTTTAAATATTCTTTCGAAGGTTTTTTTGTGCGTCAATCGATGATTTGGTTAGATGTATTGGAAGTTTTCGCCAGAAATAATTCGAATATTGTTCCTATTTTGGATGAAACCAACAAATATATTGGTTATTACGAGATTACGGATGTCATTAAGTTTTTAAACGAAACTCCTTTCCTTAAAGAAACCGGTGGAATTATCGTAGTTGAAAAACCAACTGCTGATTATTCGATGAGTCAGATTACTCAAATTGTAGAAAGCAATAATGGAAAGCTTCTTGGCGTTTTTGTTTCGGAAGCTGATGCAGAAAAAGTGCAGGTAACCATAAAAACAACTCTTGGCGGAATGAATGAAATCATTCAATCGTTTCGCAGGTATAATTATGAAATTGTATCTGAACATCACGAAGACAACTACTTGAATACTTTGAAAGAACGCTCTGAATATTTGGATAAATATTTAAATATGTAA